One window of Anaerolineales bacterium genomic DNA carries:
- a CDS encoding FtsW/RodA/SpoVE family cell cycle protein, whose product MNHKTQGRLLQWAALFLFLQSIILTLSPAVRERSWDVDYRFSHWIGFSAWGVLTYIAHRSLIKSLPERDTFLFPLASLLSGWGILTIWRLDEDFGLRQTAWLGLSTVVFVAAVSRLKSLSVLRRYKYIFLSAGLIVTALTLLFGTNPLGFGPRLWLSLGDVYFQPSEPLKILLVIYLSAYLAERVNIRLTSLPLLIPTVVVIGLALLLLIVQRDLGTASIFILIYTVFLFIASGKRRMLLATGAFLLVSLSIGFYFVDVIQVRVMGWLNPWSDPTGNSYQITQSLLAVANGGVLGRGLGIGSPLLVPVSISDFIFSAIAEETGLIGSLGIILLFWLLLTRGLTIALRSPDNFRRYLASGIASYLGIQSILIIGGNLRLLPLTGVTLPFVSYGGSSLLTSYIALYLLLAASNIEDDEPASLRDSRPIPFLAGLFAFGFAACAITGAWWSVIRGDDLLARTDNARRAIADRYVLRGKLVDSNNRPINVTTGKSGSYIRTYYYPDLAPITGYTHPVFGQAGLEANLDGYLRGLQGNPKSLILWNQLIYGTPPPGLDVRLSLDLNLQTTADELLGTHPGAVILMNAETGEILVLASHPTFDPNRLDSEGEMLTQNESSPLLNRATQGLYPAGDVFLPILEAKFPGEIPFNSRLITLYEESGLFRTPSITLPVVDYTLPNSVEDLRASPLQVCLAAASISYQGILPAPRIATAVNTREQGWVVLPALGEPRVLLPPSAAKEAAFSLIEEGGAFWSHTATGSISKTAVTWFLAGTPPDWQGAPLAVVVAVEEHNPALAERIGKSLLNAALDR is encoded by the coding sequence ATGAATCATAAGACGCAAGGGCGTCTGCTGCAATGGGCGGCGCTCTTTTTATTTCTGCAATCGATCATCCTGACGCTTTCCCCGGCGGTGCGTGAACGCAGTTGGGATGTTGATTATCGCTTCTCGCATTGGATCGGGTTTTCAGCCTGGGGAGTCTTAACCTACATTGCCCATCGCTCACTGATAAAGTCATTACCCGAGCGGGATACCTTCCTATTTCCTCTCGCTTCTCTTTTAAGTGGCTGGGGAATACTCACCATCTGGCGGCTGGATGAAGATTTTGGCTTGCGGCAAACCGCCTGGCTTGGACTCAGTACAGTCGTCTTCGTCGCCGCAGTATCGCGCCTGAAGAGTCTTTCTGTTCTAAGAAGATATAAGTATATCTTCCTGAGCGCAGGCTTGATCGTAACCGCATTAACCTTGCTCTTCGGCACCAACCCGCTCGGGTTTGGTCCGCGTCTTTGGTTGAGCCTGGGGGATGTTTATTTTCAACCATCAGAACCGCTCAAAATACTTCTTGTCATTTACCTGTCTGCGTATCTCGCGGAGCGCGTAAACATCCGCCTGACTTCCCTGCCTCTTCTTATTCCCACGGTCGTCGTTATCGGGCTTGCATTACTGCTCCTGATCGTCCAACGCGACCTTGGAACAGCGTCCATTTTCATCCTGATCTATACGGTTTTTCTCTTCATAGCATCCGGCAAGCGGAGAATGCTGCTCGCCACGGGCGCATTTCTTCTCGTTAGCTTATCGATAGGTTTTTACTTCGTGGATGTTATTCAGGTACGCGTGATGGGATGGCTGAACCCATGGAGCGACCCTACCGGAAATTCCTACCAGATCACCCAATCTCTCCTAGCAGTTGCGAACGGGGGTGTCTTGGGGCGAGGATTGGGAATCGGGAGTCCTTTATTGGTCCCGGTATCCATTTCCGATTTTATATTTTCAGCCATAGCGGAAGAGACGGGTCTGATCGGCAGCCTTGGAATTATCCTTCTCTTCTGGTTGCTGCTCACCCGCGGATTGACGATCGCCCTGCGTTCGCCTGATAATTTTCGAAGGTATCTTGCATCGGGCATCGCCTCATACCTTGGGATTCAAAGCATTCTCATCATTGGCGGGAACCTGCGCCTCCTGCCGTTGACCGGCGTTACACTTCCGTTCGTCTCCTATGGCGGATCCTCCCTTTTAACATCGTACATTGCATTGTATTTGCTGCTTGCGGCAAGTAACATCGAAGACGATGAGCCCGCATCCCTGAGAGATTCACGCCCAATCCCTTTTTTGGCAGGTTTGTTCGCATTTGGGTTTGCGGCATGCGCCATCACCGGTGCCTGGTGGTCCGTGATCCGCGGCGACGACCTGCTTGCCCGCACAGACAATGCCCGACGCGCCATAGCGGACCGCTATGTCTTGCGAGGCAAACTCGTTGACAGTAATAACAGGCCGATTAATGTCACCACAGGAAAAAGTGGTTCCTACATCAGGACCTATTACTATCCAGACTTGGCGCCTATAACTGGCTACACGCATCCTGTCTTTGGCCAGGCCGGGCTCGAAGCAAACCTCGATGGATACTTGCGGGGACTGCAGGGAAACCCCAAAAGCCTGATACTCTGGAACCAGCTGATCTATGGCACCCCTCCCCCCGGCTTGGATGTGCGGCTCAGCCTTGACTTAAATTTGCAAACGACAGCGGATGAACTTCTCGGAACTCATCCAGGCGCAGTCATCTTGATGAACGCAGAAACGGGCGAGATTCTTGTGCTGGCGTCTCATCCGACCTTCGATCCAAATCGATTGGATTCCGAAGGCGAGATGCTCACTCAAAACGAAAGCTCGCCTTTGCTCAACCGTGCGACACAAGGATTGTATCCGGCGGGCGATGTTTTCCTGCCCATCCTGGAGGCAAAATTCCCGGGGGAGATTCCATTCAATTCAAGATTGATCACACTATATGAAGAATCCGGCCTCTTCCGAACGCCATCGATCACTTTGCCGGTGGTAGATTACACGCTCCCGAATTCCGTCGAGGATTTGCGCGCAAGCCCGTTGCAAGTCTGCCTGGCAGCAGCGTCGATCAGCTATCAAGGTATTTTGCCCGCGCCGCGGATTGCTACAGCGGTCAACACACGCGAACAGGGATGGGTTGTCCTTCCGGCTTTGGGTGAGCCCCGGGTGTTGCTGCCGCCATCGGCTGCGAAGGAAGCGGCTTTTTCATTAATCGAGGAAGGCGGCGCCTTCTGGAGTCATACCGCGACAGGTAGCATCAGCAAAACCGCAGTGACATGGTTTTTAGCCGGAACTCCACCGGATTGGCAAGGCGCGCCCCTTGCAGTCGTTGTCGCCGTCGAGGAACACAATCCTGCTCTTGCGGAACGTATAGGCAAAAGCCTCTTGAACGCAGCTTTGGATCGTTGA
- a CDS encoding ferredoxin family protein, whose translation MTHIITSLCVRDRGCIDVCPVECMIPGYPLNEWPWIYIDPDTCIDCGACVPECPFAAIFPEDEVPAAYTAKGGEYISNVGLTGHYEATNHHGKQIALETTRQLAAGEVVDLTPDIKPNYDFFKAGPGYGAKDQDDGT comes from the coding sequence ATGACCCATATCATTACCAGTCTTTGCGTTCGCGACCGCGGATGCATCGATGTATGTCCCGTGGAATGTATGATTCCCGGTTATCCCCTCAATGAGTGGCCCTGGATCTATATCGATCCGGACACCTGCATCGATTGCGGTGCATGCGTGCCGGAGTGCCCCTTTGCCGCGATCTTCCCAGAGGACGAAGTTCCCGCCGCCTACACCGCCAAGGGCGGGGAGTACATCAGCAATGTTGGACTCACCGGTCACTATGAAGCGACGAACCATCACGGCAAGCAGATTGCGCTTGAGACCACGCGCCAGTTAGCTGCTGGCGAAGTGGTGGACCTCACACCCGACATTAAACCGAATTATGATTTCTTCAAGGCCGGTCCGGGATATGGCGCAAAAGATCAGGACGACGGTACCTAG
- a CDS encoding superoxide dismutase — translation MAFELPKLAYAYDALEPHIDARTMEIHHTKHHQTYITNLNGAVEKTPELAGKSLEALLGDLNAVPEGVRMVVRNHGGGTYNHNLFWEVMGPKGGGTPQGDLARAIDASFKSFDAFKDEFTKSATTRFGSGWAWLVKKGSGLAVVSTANQDTPLADGMTPILGIDVWEHAYYLNYQNRRPDYIAAWWNVVNWDAVAAKFAA, via the coding sequence ATGGCTTTTGAACTTCCCAAACTTGCATATGCGTACGATGCGCTCGAGCCGCACATCGATGCGCGAACCATGGAAATACATCATACCAAGCACCACCAGACCTACATCACCAATTTGAACGGCGCAGTTGAGAAAACTCCCGAACTTGCAGGGAAATCACTCGAGGCCTTGTTGGGTGATTTGAATGCCGTGCCTGAAGGCGTCCGCATGGTCGTGCGCAACCATGGCGGTGGAACCTACAATCACAATCTCTTCTGGGAGGTCATGGGACCCAAGGGAGGCGGAACCCCCCAGGGCGATCTCGCCAGGGCGATCGACGCCTCCTTCAAATCCTTCGATGCCTTCAAAGATGAATTTACCAAATCAGCTACAACCCGGTTTGGATCAGGTTGGGCCTGGCTGGTTAAAAAGGGCAGCGGACTGGCTGTCGTTTCCACGGCGAACCAGGATACACCTTTAGCGGACGGCATGACGCCCATCCTGGGAATCGACGTTTGGGAGCATGCTTATTATTTGAATTACCAGAATCGCCGCCCGGATTACATCGCTGCCTGGTGGAATGTGGTCAATTGGGATGCGGTCGCCGCGAAATTCGCCGCATAG
- a CDS encoding DMT family transporter — protein MNPRTRLLLPISLIVATFAVSTSSIFIRFAQADGVPSLVIAALRLTFATVLIAPLALTRHLDEIKRLSRTEVLLGVFSGIFLAAHFATWITSLEYTTVASSVVFVGTGPLWVALLSPLLLKEHVSRIAVVGLVLAVIGGMIIGLGDACAWKSGLVCPELSTILQGRAMWGNFLALMGAWAVTGYLVIGRKLRAGTSLVSYIFLVYGMAAIILTTIMLASGNTPAGFEPKTYGWIFLLAAIPQLIGHTTYNWALKYLTATLVAVTVLGEPIGSATLAFFLLNETPSLMTITGGILILLGIFLSSLKSK, from the coding sequence ATGAATCCCCGCACCCGCCTCCTCCTGCCGATCAGTCTGATCGTTGCCACCTTCGCAGTTTCAACCTCCAGTATTTTCATCCGCTTTGCCCAGGCTGACGGTGTTCCATCCCTTGTGATTGCCGCCCTGCGTTTGACGTTTGCGACGGTTCTGATCGCGCCACTCGCGCTCACCCGTCATTTGGATGAAATCAAACGCCTCTCCCGGACCGAGGTCCTGCTCGGTGTTTTCTCGGGCATTTTCCTCGCCGCTCACTTCGCCACCTGGATCACATCGCTAGAATACACCACCGTCGCAAGTTCGGTCGTCTTTGTAGGAACGGGTCCGTTGTGGGTGGCTCTGCTTTCGCCCTTGCTGCTGAAAGAACATGTCTCACGGATTGCCGTCGTTGGTTTGGTCTTGGCGGTCATCGGTGGGATGATCATCGGGTTAGGCGATGCCTGCGCATGGAAAAGTGGGCTCGTCTGCCCGGAACTTTCAACCATCCTGCAAGGACGCGCCATGTGGGGTAACTTCCTTGCGCTGATGGGCGCTTGGGCAGTGACCGGCTATCTCGTCATCGGCAGGAAACTACGCGCAGGGACATCGCTTGTTTCGTACATCTTTCTGGTCTATGGCATGGCGGCGATCATCTTGACTACCATCATGCTCGCATCAGGGAACACCCCCGCTGGCTTCGAACCCAAAACCTATGGCTGGATCTTTCTTCTTGCGGCAATCCCTCAACTGATCGGACACACAACCTATAATTGGGCATTGAAATATCTGACAGCCACGCTCGTTGCCGTGACTGTGCTTGGCGAACCGATCGGCTCCGCCACGCTGGCTTTTTTTCTCTTGAATGAAACACCTTCGTTGATGACGATTACAGGCGGCATTTTGATCTTATTGGGTATTTTCCTGTCGAGTTTGAAGTCAAAATAA
- a CDS encoding gluconokinase: MGVSGSGKTTIGRMLAGELDWDFFDGDDFHPPTNREKMSKGIPLTDEDRVEWLNHLRELIQNHLTEGSSLVLACSALKERYREKLTANDKVRFVYLRGMYDQVEPRLKRRKGHYMPVQLLQSQFEALEEPRDAVTVEVTHTPAEIIRLIRRGIGT, from the coding sequence ATGGGAGTATCCGGTTCCGGTAAAACGACCATAGGAAGGATGCTGGCGGGCGAGCTAGACTGGGATTTTTTCGACGGGGATGATTTTCATCCACCCACAAATCGCGAGAAGATGTCAAAGGGAATCCCGTTGACCGACGAAGACCGCGTTGAGTGGTTGAATCATCTCCGGGAATTGATTCAGAATCATCTGACGGAAGGCTCGTCACTCGTGCTGGCCTGCTCTGCGTTGAAAGAGCGATACCGCGAAAAGCTAACTGCAAACGACAAGGTCAGGTTTGTATATCTGCGCGGGATGTACGACCAGGTCGAACCGAGGCTGAAGCGCCGTAAGGGTCATTACATGCCGGTACAATTATTGCAAAGTCAGTTCGAGGCTTTGGAAGAACCCCGGGATGCAGTCACCGTAGAGGTCACTCACACACCCGCAGAAATCATTAGACTCATTCGCAGAGGAATCGGAACATGA
- a CDS encoding deacylase, translating to MKLPAHLHLDKHDIPYEAKSFPPDTEKGAANVAAVLGFPERQAVKTLIFQVVDTGECVLVMLGGDQNAISGNLKKAIGSRNIQMAPPERVKEVTGYIIGSIPAFGWQPEGFRSFLEATLMNEPILGTGAGQWGEEIMITPENLVKASGANIVNLTVKNS from the coding sequence ATGAAACTCCCCGCTCACCTTCATTTGGATAAACATGACATCCCCTATGAGGCAAAAAGTTTTCCACCCGATACGGAGAAAGGCGCGGCAAATGTCGCCGCGGTCTTGGGATTTCCAGAACGCCAGGCTGTGAAAACGTTAATCTTTCAAGTGGTGGATACCGGCGAGTGTGTGCTTGTCATGCTCGGCGGGGATCAGAACGCCATCTCAGGAAACTTGAAGAAAGCGATAGGCTCGCGAAATATTCAGATGGCCCCTCCTGAACGCGTAAAAGAAGTGACCGGATACATCATCGGCTCGATCCCCGCCTTTGGCTGGCAGCCCGAGGGATTCCGTTCCTTCCTCGAAGCGACTTTGATGAACGAGCCCATCCTTGGAACAGGCGCGGGTCAATGGGGCGAAGAGATCATGATCACACCTGAGAACCTGGTGAAAGCAAGCGGTGCGAATATTGTTAATTTAACTGTGAAGAACAGTTGA
- a CDS encoding cupin domain-containing protein, translating into MDAEIRAMIEHFKFERLPVEGTLFASTYRSAENLPNGKPFGTGMIGMYCHEPRSVSYFHKLTIDEMWHFYGGDPLRLILLYPDGSSRDVILGNEPLKGQEIQYVIPAGVWQAGHCMEGGRYSLFGCTLAPGFTGDIFTGGIRQVLLASHPDRTSDILNFGLEAGEIKMPDDFAT; encoded by the coding sequence ATGGACGCAGAAATAAGAGCAATGATCGAGCATTTTAAATTCGAGCGGCTGCCCGTGGAAGGGACCCTGTTTGCCAGCACCTATCGGTCGGCGGAGAATCTACCAAACGGAAAACCATTTGGAACCGGGATGATCGGGATGTACTGCCATGAACCGCGAAGCGTTTCGTATTTCCATAAATTGACAATCGATGAGATGTGGCATTTTTACGGCGGCGATCCGCTGCGTTTGATCCTGCTCTATCCGGACGGTTCGAGTCGCGATGTTATCCTGGGGAATGAGCCGTTGAAGGGACAGGAAATCCAGTATGTGATTCCCGCTGGGGTATGGCAGGCAGGTCACTGCATGGAAGGCGGAAGATATTCACTTTTCGGATGCACGTTAGCCCCCGGTTTTACCGGCGACATATTCACCGGCGGGATTCGACAGGTATTATTGGCTTCACATCCAGATCGAACATCCGATATATTGAATTTTGGATTGGAAGCAGGGGAAATTAAAATGCCGGATGATTTTGCCACTTGA
- a CDS encoding S1 RNA-binding domain-containing protein, translating to MTTPDIAPAAALEPKTKLSGKILKITLAGALVDIGQSLPGVLHISQISETPINKVEDVLKEDQEVTVWVKRVRNDRVELTMVEPLAYDWKEIKTDMIVKGKVTRVETYGAFVDFGAERPGLIHVSELAHGYVKTASAVVKEGDEVEAKVLDVDRRKRQIRLSIKALQEAPAMEAVHETHERKGKGKRKGGKKSEETFELEQEVSNEPEITAMQVAWQQALEKANGNAKIRAKSIKTTSQEQEDLFSSTLEKRLPTGG from the coding sequence ATGACAACACCCGACATCGCGCCTGCCGCAGCGCTCGAACCAAAGACCAAATTAAGCGGCAAAATTTTGAAGATCACTTTAGCGGGGGCGCTGGTGGACATAGGGCAAAGTTTACCCGGAGTACTTCACATATCCCAAATAAGTGAAACCCCCATAAATAAGGTGGAAGATGTTCTAAAGGAAGACCAGGAAGTCACGGTTTGGGTCAAACGAGTCCGCAATGATCGCGTCGAACTGACGATGGTGGAGCCACTCGCCTATGATTGGAAAGAGATCAAAACCGACATGATAGTTAAGGGGAAAGTGACCAGAGTCGAAACGTATGGGGCCTTCGTCGATTTCGGTGCGGAACGACCCGGCCTGATCCACGTCAGCGAACTTGCGCATGGTTATGTCAAAACCGCCAGTGCGGTCGTCAAAGAGGGCGACGAAGTTGAAGCGAAGGTGCTGGATGTGGATCGCCGCAAACGACAGATCCGCTTGAGCATCAAGGCGCTGCAGGAAGCCCCTGCGATGGAAGCAGTTCACGAAACGCATGAACGCAAAGGGAAGGGCAAGCGGAAAGGCGGCAAAAAGAGCGAAGAGACCTTCGAATTGGAGCAAGAGGTTTCCAACGAGCCTGAGATCACAGCAATGCAGGTCGCCTGGCAGCAAGCCCTGGAAAAAGCCAACGGCAACGCAAAGATACGCGCGAAATCCATCAAAACCACATCACAAGAACAGGAAGATCTTTTCAGTAGCACCCTCGAGAAGCGGCTTCCCACAGGTGGATAG
- a CDS encoding peptide chain release factor 2 encodes MKQSSNYWSAFDLAGKKEQLAELEKQIELPDFWSDSSSAQRVMKSISGLRNEVDGWNAIKHQVHDLIELAKLNDESLRGELEGEIQKLEAEVEKRSFAAMLSGPFDHDDAILAIHAGAGGTDSQDWAEMLQRMYLRWCENGGFTAEILDTTPGEEAGIKSVTIAVGGQYAYGYLRSEKGVHRLVRLSPFDAAHRRHTSFALVEVLPQVTMDEADVEINPGDVKIDVFRSSGAGGQNVQKNATAVRLTHLPTGIVVTCQNERSQTQNREFAMRILRARLVELKRAEKEEERAVLRGEYTKAEWGSQIRSYVLHPYQMVKDHRTDFQVGNAQSVLDGDLDEFMEDYLRNAPGVNK; translated from the coding sequence ATGAAACAATCCAGCAATTATTGGAGCGCCTTTGACTTGGCGGGGAAAAAGGAACAATTGGCAGAACTGGAAAAACAGATTGAACTGCCTGATTTTTGGAGCGATTCTTCATCCGCACAAAGGGTGATGAAAAGCATTTCAGGGTTGCGGAATGAAGTGGATGGCTGGAATGCCATAAAACATCAGGTTCATGACCTGATCGAGCTTGCAAAACTCAACGACGAATCGCTTCGCGGTGAACTTGAAGGCGAGATACAAAAGTTGGAGGCCGAGGTTGAAAAAAGATCCTTTGCCGCGATGCTTTCAGGTCCGTTCGATCATGACGATGCGATTCTTGCGATCCATGCGGGGGCTGGCGGAACTGATTCGCAGGATTGGGCGGAGATGCTCCAGCGCATGTATTTGCGATGGTGCGAGAATGGGGGATTTACGGCCGAGATTCTGGATACGACCCCCGGCGAAGAGGCGGGGATCAAGAGCGTAACGATTGCCGTCGGCGGGCAATATGCGTATGGATATCTTCGTTCGGAAAAGGGCGTTCACCGCCTTGTTCGTCTTTCCCCGTTCGATGCGGCGCACCGGAGGCATACTTCCTTTGCATTGGTGGAAGTGTTGCCCCAGGTCACCATGGATGAGGCGGATGTTGAGATCAATCCCGGCGATGTGAAGATCGATGTTTTCCGTTCATCAGGCGCAGGCGGACAAAACGTTCAGAAAAACGCCACTGCGGTTCGATTGACCCATCTTCCGACGGGCATTGTGGTAACCTGCCAGAATGAACGCTCTCAAACGCAGAATCGCGAGTTTGCCATGCGTATTTTGCGGGCGCGTCTTGTGGAATTAAAACGCGCGGAAAAAGAGGAGGAACGCGCCGTCCTTCGCGGGGAATACACAAAAGCCGAATGGGGAAGCCAGATCCGATCGTACGTTTTACACCCATATCAGATGGTCAAGGACCATCGCACTGATTTTCAGGTTGGCAATGCTCAATCCGTGTTGGACGGGGACCTGGATGAATTCATGGAAGACTATTTGAGAAACGCCCCGGGTGTGAACAAATAA
- the ftsY gene encoding signal recognition particle-docking protein FtsY, translating into MSVFSRWKDGLSRTSKAAFGQIAAIIGASEITDETWDDLEVMLIQADMGIETASSVMEELKRLARAGGWIRSDQLLFALKSELRSRLIPPPEFHFDAPPVVILVVGVNGSGKTTTIAKLSSFFGISGKKVLLGAADTFRAAAVDQLQVWGERLNVEVIEGAPESDPGAVAFNAVQAGVARGVDIILIDTAGRLHTRFNLMEELKKVYRVVGKALTGAPHHVWLVLDATTGQNALQQARSFKDAVNVTGVILTKLDSSAKGGMAFAIQRELNLPILFAGLGEKAEDLTPFDPDAFVDGILALPQE; encoded by the coding sequence ATGAGCGTTTTCTCACGATGGAAGGATGGGCTTTCCCGAACAAGCAAAGCCGCCTTCGGACAGATTGCAGCGATCATCGGTGCATCTGAGATCACCGATGAAACCTGGGATGATTTGGAAGTTATGCTTATCCAGGCGGACATGGGGATCGAAACAGCTTCGTCTGTAATGGAAGAGCTCAAACGCCTCGCTCGAGCCGGGGGCTGGATTCGCTCCGATCAACTTTTGTTTGCGCTGAAAAGTGAATTACGCAGCCGCCTTATCCCACCGCCGGAATTCCATTTTGATGCTCCGCCGGTTGTGATCCTGGTTGTTGGTGTTAATGGATCGGGAAAGACAACGACAATCGCAAAGCTTTCATCGTTTTTCGGCATTTCAGGAAAAAAAGTCCTGCTCGGCGCGGCGGATACCTTCCGTGCCGCGGCTGTGGATCAACTTCAGGTTTGGGGAGAAAGGTTGAATGTCGAAGTGATCGAAGGCGCTCCCGAAAGCGATCCGGGCGCGGTGGCGTTCAACGCTGTCCAGGCTGGTGTTGCCCGCGGCGTCGATATTATCTTGATCGATACTGCCGGGCGTCTGCATACCCGGTTTAATTTGATGGAAGAACTGAAAAAGGTGTATCGCGTTGTCGGCAAGGCTCTGACCGGCGCGCCGCATCATGTTTGGCTGGTGCTCGATGCCACCACCGGACAGAATGCGCTCCAGCAGGCCCGTTCTTTCAAAGATGCTGTTAACGTCACCGGAGTGATATTGACGAAATTGGATTCTTCTGCAAAAGGCGGCATGGCTTTTGCGATTCAGAGGGAATTGAACCTGCCCATCCTTTTTGCAGGCCTGGGTGAAAAAGCGGAGGATCTTACGCCTTTCGACCCCGACGCCTTTGTGGATGGAATTCTTGCGTTACCCCAGGAGTAA
- the trxA gene encoding thioredoxin gives MPGEPQHITDEEFEKVVMQSAIPVIVDFWAPWCNPCKMIAPTLDKLAKELDGKLLIAKVNTDDHAQWMQKFGIQGIPTLLFVFNGKVVHRQVGALPERMLRDVVTQFMEVAGQQV, from the coding sequence ATGCCTGGAGAACCACAACACATAACAGATGAAGAGTTCGAGAAAGTGGTCATGCAGTCCGCAATCCCGGTGATCGTGGATTTTTGGGCGCCATGGTGCAACCCGTGCAAAATGATCGCCCCAACCCTTGATAAACTTGCCAAGGAATTGGATGGGAAGTTGTTGATCGCGAAAGTGAACACAGATGACCATGCCCAATGGATGCAAAAATTTGGAATCCAGGGCATCCCGACCCTGTTGTTCGTCTTTAATGGCAAGGTGGTGCATCGACAGGTTGGCGCTTTGCCTGAACGGATGTTGAGGGATGTGGTCACGCAGTTCATGGAAGTAGCAGGTCAACAGGTGTAG
- the murA gene encoding UDP-N-acetylglucosamine 1-carboxyvinyltransferase, whose protein sequence is MEEFIIEGGVPLNGEITPSGNKNAALPLLAACLLTDEPVILRNVPQIRDVFAMRRLVESLGAVVEDLDLHTWRITTRELTASHLDPDLCRRIRASILIAGPVLARAGALKLPPPGGDVIGRRRLDTHILALRALGAEIAYDRVFDIKASGLHGADILLDEASVTATENAIMAAVLAEGITHIRNAASEPHVQELCNFLNKLGAKIEGIGSNALTITGVSSLKGGEFTIGSDLLEVVSYVGAAVVTGGTVRINNAGVQHLEMVAQVFRRLGVHWTVDGDDILVPSNQSLSVLSDLDGAVPEIKTNVWPAFPTDLTSIAITVATQATGSVLFHDWMFSGRMYFTDKLVGMGARIILCDPYRCLVQGPTPLYSEKLESPDIRAGMALLLAALAAKGTSKIRNIVQIERGYEKVDEKLKALGARISRDRE, encoded by the coding sequence ATGGAAGAATTTATTATCGAAGGCGGCGTCCCCTTGAACGGTGAAATTACGCCTTCGGGCAACAAGAATGCGGCTCTGCCTTTGCTCGCTGCATGCTTGTTGACCGACGAGCCGGTCATCCTGCGTAACGTTCCTCAGATTCGGGATGTGTTCGCCATGCGCAGATTGGTCGAAAGCCTTGGGGCGGTCGTTGAAGATCTGGATCTTCATACGTGGCGGATCACAACAAGGGAATTGACCGCCTCACACTTGGACCCGGATCTTTGCCGCCGCATCCGGGCTTCCATCCTCATTGCGGGTCCGGTCCTTGCGCGCGCCGGCGCATTGAAACTCCCGCCCCCCGGTGGCGACGTCATCGGGCGCCGTCGACTCGACACGCATATTCTGGCATTGCGCGCGCTCGGTGCGGAGATTGCGTACGATCGGGTCTTCGATATAAAAGCATCAGGTCTGCATGGAGCGGATATTCTTCTGGATGAAGCCAGCGTCACAGCGACGGAAAATGCCATTATGGCGGCTGTCCTGGCAGAAGGCATTACTCATATCCGCAATGCTGCATCCGAACCTCATGTGCAGGAGTTGTGCAACTTCCTCAATAAGCTTGGGGCAAAGATCGAGGGCATCGGTTCGAACGCGCTGACGATTACTGGTGTATCGAGTTTAAAGGGCGGGGAATTCACCATCGGTTCTGATTTGCTCGAAGTTGTGAGTTATGTTGGGGCGGCAGTGGTCACCGGGGGAACGGTGCGAATCAATAACGCTGGCGTGCAGCATCTTGAAATGGTGGCGCAGGTCTTCCGCAGGCTCGGTGTCCATTGGACCGTGGATGGCGATGATATCCTCGTCCCGTCGAACCAGAGCTTGTCAGTCCTCTCCGACCTCGATGGCGCTGTTCCCGAAATTAAAACGAACGTGTGGCCCGCTTTTCCGACCGATCTGACAAGTATTGCGATTACGGTTGCAACCCAGGCAACCGGATCGGTGCTCTTCCATGATTGGATGTTTTCAGGTCGGATGTATTTCACCGACAAGTTGGTCGGCATGGGCGCTCGCATCATCCTCTGCGATCCATATCGATGCCTTGTTCAGGGTCCAACACCACTCTATAGCGAAAAGTTGGAAAGTCCCGACATCCGCGCTGGAATGGCGTTATTGCTTGCGGCATTGGCAGCGAAGGGGACCTCGAAGATCAGAAATATCGTCCAGATAGAAAGAGGATATGAAAAGGTGGACGAGAAATTAAAAGCGCTCGGTGCAAGGATCAGTCGGGATAGGGAATAA